The Litchfieldia alkalitelluris genome has a window encoding:
- a CDS encoding DUF1292 domain-containing protein, which yields MEREEEVRDTVTIEDENGVEREYMIEALFDMENDAYALLRDGEETILMRIEDEEDEQYLVGIDDPEEKNSILDAYQIAVEAAPAE from the coding sequence ATGGAAAGAGAAGAAGAAGTAAGAGACACTGTAACCATTGAAGATGAAAATGGTGTTGAAAGAGAATACATGATTGAAGCATTATTCGATATGGAAAATGATGCATATGCATTGTTAAGAGATGGCGAAGAAACAATCCTCATGCGAATTGAAGATGAAGAGGATGAACAATACCTAGTTGGAATTGACGATCCTGAGGAGAAAAACTCCATCTTGGATGCCTACCAGATTGCCGTTGAGGCTGCACCCGCTGAATAA
- a CDS encoding YjcZ family sporulation protein: MSYGGGYAGGFALIVVLFILLIIVGTSYGTW, encoded by the coding sequence ATGAGTTATGGTGGTGGATACGCTGGTGGTTTCGCGTTAATCGTTGTGCTTTTCATCTTATTAATCATCGTTGGTACTTCTTACGGTACTTGGTAA
- a CDS encoding YjcZ family sporulation protein, producing the protein MHNNFALIVVLFILLIIVGAAFVGY; encoded by the coding sequence ATGCATAACAACTTTGCGTTAATCGTTGTCTTGTTCATCCTGTTAATCATCGTTGGTGCAGCCTTCGTTGGATACTAA
- a CDS encoding LTA synthase family protein: MRFFVFRVSLYWLAIIFLSVKTYIASKVFFDLEIDSFTAELILILSTFGTILLMFSISLFIKQIYRHRVLLIIYSIISVLLYVNVLYYRFFNDFITIPVLFQSKHITSLGSSFFDLISIIDVLLFLDIILLKFIADQIQFRRSEPVYNKKGRILILALIILIFNTILAHKERPELLTRSFDRQLLVKNIGLYAYHVYDFYLYTNTKRRIVLADTNQLTEIINYDKANETKANEDYFGAAKGKNIIMVALESTQSFVVNQSINGQEITPFLNELIKQRGSYYFSNFYHQTGQGKTSDAEFIIENSLYGLPRGAVFFSNPENKYYSLASTLKEEAGYYSAVFHANNKSFWNRDVMYSALGYNRFYSEDDYNISKENSIGWGLKDEEFFAQTIPYLKELQQPYYAKLLTLTNHFPFSLAKADEIIPEWTSKDGTVNRYFTTVRYQDEALKQFFEQMKREGMYENSIFILYGDHYGISENHNKAMSEFLDKEITPFETIQLQRVPFIIHFPNRSESRKITSVVGQIDVKPTILNLMGIEENGAIQFGTDLFSEEKRDFVVLRDGSFVTNKFVMTGNKCYIRDTGMKTNMELCKPYVQKAKEELNYSDQIIYGDLFRFLD; the protein is encoded by the coding sequence TTGCGTTTTTTTGTTTTTAGAGTTTCTTTATACTGGTTAGCTATTATCTTTTTAAGTGTCAAAACCTATATCGCTAGTAAAGTATTTTTTGATTTAGAAATAGATTCTTTCACAGCTGAGCTAATACTAATTTTAAGTACTTTTGGAACGATATTATTAATGTTTTCGATTTCGTTATTTATAAAACAGATCTACCGACATAGAGTCCTGCTAATTATCTATTCTATTATATCTGTCCTTTTATATGTAAATGTTTTATATTACCGATTCTTTAATGACTTCATAACGATACCAGTTCTGTTTCAATCAAAGCATATAACAAGTCTTGGTTCTAGTTTTTTTGATCTAATTTCAATTATTGATGTACTCTTATTTTTGGATATCATTTTATTAAAATTCATCGCAGATCAAATTCAATTCAGAAGAAGTGAGCCTGTATATAATAAAAAAGGTAGAATTCTAATACTTGCTTTAATCATTCTAATATTTAATACAATACTTGCTCATAAGGAAAGACCCGAGTTGTTAACGCGCTCTTTTGACCGCCAACTGTTAGTAAAGAATATTGGTCTTTATGCCTATCATGTTTATGATTTTTACCTTTATACAAATACAAAACGTAGAATTGTGTTAGCTGATACGAATCAGTTAACAGAAATCATTAATTATGACAAAGCAAATGAGACAAAAGCGAATGAAGACTATTTTGGCGCTGCAAAAGGAAAGAACATTATTATGGTAGCACTAGAGTCAACACAATCCTTTGTAGTCAATCAAAGCATTAATGGACAAGAGATAACGCCATTTCTTAACGAGTTAATTAAGCAACGAGGATCTTATTATTTTTCCAATTTCTATCATCAAACCGGACAAGGTAAAACATCAGACGCAGAGTTTATCATTGAGAATTCTTTGTATGGACTACCGCGAGGGGCAGTGTTTTTTTCCAACCCGGAGAACAAATACTATTCACTCGCTAGTACACTAAAGGAAGAGGCAGGATATTATTCAGCTGTATTTCATGCGAACAATAAAAGCTTTTGGAATAGAGATGTGATGTATAGTGCACTTGGTTATAATCGCTTCTACTCAGAAGATGATTATAACATTAGTAAGGAAAATTCAATTGGTTGGGGATTAAAGGATGAAGAGTTTTTTGCACAAACGATACCGTATTTAAAGGAATTACAACAACCATATTATGCAAAATTATTAACACTGACCAATCATTTTCCTTTTTCTCTGGCAAAAGCTGATGAAATCATACCAGAATGGACATCTAAGGATGGAACAGTGAATCGCTATTTTACTACTGTAAGATATCAGGATGAAGCATTAAAACAATTTTTTGAACAAATGAAAAGAGAAGGTATGTATGAAAATTCAATTTTTATCCTTTATGGGGATCATTATGGAATATCTGAAAATCATAATAAAGCCATGAGTGAGTTTTTAGATAAAGAAATTACGCCGTTTGAAACCATCCAATTACAAAGAGTTCCATTCATTATACATTTCCCCAATCGGTCAGAGTCTAGGAAAATTACCTCTGTCGTTGGACAAATTGATGTGAAACCAACAATTCTAAATTTAATGGGAATTGAAGAAAATGGAGCCATTCAATTTGGGACTGATTTATTTTCAGAGGAAAAGCGAGACTTTGTCGTGTTAAGAGATGGTAGTTTTGTGACTAATAAATTTGTGATGACAGGTAACAAATGTTATATTCGGGACACAGGAATGAAAACAAATATGGAATTGTGTAAGCCTTATGTACAAAAAGCAAAAGAAGAGTTGAATTACTCGGACCAGATTATATATGGAGATTTGTTTCGTTTTCTTGATTAA
- the pfkB gene encoding 1-phosphofructokinase, whose protein sequence is MKQVITVTLNPAIDKTVSVTKFEIGQLNRVASESHIQIDPGGKGINVAKVLSNFSVNVLASGFIAGKQGNQLISGLEEKGISHNFTEVAGETRTNLKIIDMETKDLTELNEPGFTVGNEDVDQFLDKLTALFPSTSVLVLGGSYPKGIDNDIYKRLIDLANDHGVKVILDADGDAFKEGIEAIPFAVKPNVFELELLLNKKLSTIKEIHEAGVQLINKGISLVVISMGKDGAVVIKGSEAYQVGSLKITPGSTVGAGDSMVAAMVYSILNDFSLAELARWATAAGGMTASKPGTEVCTYEDVVGVIDQVKIQSI, encoded by the coding sequence ATGAAACAAGTAATTACTGTCACATTAAACCCCGCAATTGATAAGACTGTCTCAGTGACGAAATTTGAAATTGGACAATTAAATCGAGTTGCATCAGAATCACATATTCAAATTGATCCAGGTGGAAAAGGAATAAATGTAGCTAAGGTATTAAGTAATTTTTCCGTGAACGTTTTGGCTTCTGGCTTTATTGCTGGAAAACAAGGGAACCAATTAATAAGCGGGTTGGAGGAAAAAGGCATTTCTCATAACTTTACAGAGGTTGCTGGTGAAACACGGACAAATCTAAAAATTATTGATATGGAAACGAAAGATCTTACTGAGTTAAATGAGCCTGGCTTTACAGTAGGTAATGAAGATGTTGATCAATTTCTTGATAAGTTAACTGCACTCTTTCCGAGCACGTCAGTATTAGTCCTTGGAGGTAGTTACCCAAAAGGTATCGATAATGATATCTATAAAAGGTTAATCGACCTTGCTAATGATCATGGAGTAAAAGTGATTTTAGATGCAGATGGTGATGCATTTAAGGAAGGCATTGAAGCAATCCCTTTTGCAGTGAAGCCAAATGTATTTGAATTGGAATTATTACTTAATAAAAAGCTTTCAACCATTAAAGAGATCCATGAAGCAGGAGTTCAGCTAATAAATAAAGGAATATCGCTTGTTGTCATATCCATGGGAAAAGACGGAGCTGTTGTAATAAAAGGTTCTGAGGCATACCAAGTGGGTTCACTCAAGATTACACCAGGAAGTACAGTAGGCGCAGGTGACTCAATGGTTGCAGCTATGGTATACAGTATCTTAAACGACTTTTCACTAGCAGAACTAGCAAGATGGGCAACTGCCGCTGGCGGAATGACAGCCTCAAAGCCGGGCACAGAGGTATGTACCTACGAAGACGTGGTCGGAGTTATTGATCAGGTGAAGATACAGTCGATTTAG
- a CDS encoding class D sortase: MKKVSILALLFMISGAVIIGYAGWEIYKTKAATTQTLDEAKSLIQKGREGNTEVIKKQPEFGDTIGILSIPVLEAELPIVEGTDPDDLDKGVGHYRGSFLPDEGGQIVLSGHRDTVFRDMGKLKLGDTLVIQLPSGDFTYKIVNTKIVSADDTSIITLQDDEEELILTTCYPFSYIGDAPDRYIMYAERQ; encoded by the coding sequence ATGAAGAAAGTTTCTATTCTTGCCCTTCTTTTTATGATCAGTGGGGCAGTGATTATAGGTTATGCAGGTTGGGAAATTTACAAAACAAAGGCCGCTACTACTCAGACATTAGATGAAGCTAAAAGCTTAATTCAAAAAGGTCGAGAAGGAAATACTGAAGTCATAAAGAAACAACCTGAATTTGGTGATACCATTGGAATTTTATCGATTCCAGTATTAGAAGCTGAGCTACCAATTGTTGAAGGAACAGACCCTGATGATTTAGATAAGGGGGTCGGTCATTATCGAGGATCATTTTTACCGGATGAAGGTGGACAAATTGTTTTATCAGGACATCGCGATACGGTATTTCGAGATATGGGAAAATTAAAGCTAGGAGATACATTAGTCATTCAGCTACCGAGTGGGGATTTCACCTATAAGATCGTTAATACGAAAATCGTCAGTGCAGATGACACATCGATCATTACACTTCAAGATGACGAAGAAGAATTAATTTTAACTACGTGTTACCCATTTAGCTATATAGGGGATGCGCCAGACCGATATATTATGTATGCAGAAAGACAATAA
- the proC gene encoding pyrroline-5-carboxylate reductase → MKRTIGFIGSGKMAQSIIQGLIKSEVIFPNNIIVSAKTESTLIEMKNRFAVQTTLDNKEVSQKSDILFLAVKPNLHQFILNEIKQYINKDTIIITIAAGISIEMIEGFFLESVKVVRTMPNTPSLVGEGMTAICFNQEVSKEEEAEVAELFKGIGKVEFIEENMMNAIPAVSGSSPAYVYMFIEALADGAVLQGIPRQQALNLAAQAVLGAAKMVMDTGLHPAVLKDQVCTPGGATIEAVATLERNAFRAAIIDAMEECTKKSISLSKQ, encoded by the coding sequence GTGAAGAGAACAATTGGTTTTATTGGTAGTGGGAAGATGGCGCAGTCCATCATTCAGGGATTAATTAAGTCAGAGGTTATTTTTCCGAATAATATAATTGTCAGTGCAAAAACTGAAAGTACATTAATTGAAATGAAAAACCGCTTTGCAGTGCAAACTACACTAGATAATAAAGAGGTTTCACAAAAATCGGATATTTTATTTTTAGCAGTGAAGCCAAATTTACATCAGTTCATTTTAAATGAAATAAAGCAATACATAAATAAGGATACGATTATTATCACAATAGCTGCTGGGATTAGCATTGAAATGATTGAAGGGTTCTTCTTAGAATCTGTAAAAGTAGTACGGACGATGCCAAATACTCCTTCATTAGTTGGTGAAGGTATGACAGCTATTTGTTTTAATCAAGAGGTTAGCAAAGAAGAGGAAGCTGAAGTAGCCGAGCTTTTCAAAGGAATAGGTAAAGTGGAATTTATTGAAGAAAACATGATGAATGCAATCCCAGCGGTTAGTGGCTCATCCCCAGCTTACGTATATATGTTTATTGAAGCATTGGCTGATGGGGCTGTTTTACAAGGGATTCCTAGACAGCAAGCGTTGAATCTAGCGGCTCAGGCTGTGTTGGGTGCAGCAAAAATGGTTATGGATACTGGACTTCATCCAGCTGTTTTAAAGGATCAAGTTTGTACTCCTGGCGGTGCTACGATTGAAGCGGTAGCAACGTTAGAAAGAAATGCTTTCAGAGCGGCTATTATTGATGCAATGGAAGAATGTACTAAAAAGTCAATCTCATTATCAAAGCAGTAA
- the katX gene encoding catalase KatX: MEEKQSNGEEILTNRQGHPVTDNQNVRTVGNRGPTTLENYDFLEKISHFDRERIPERVVHARGAGAHGYFESYGTYGDDPISKYTRAKVFTETGKQTPVFIRFSTVVHGGHSPETLRDPRGFAVKFYTEDGNWDLVGNNLKVFFIRDPLKFPDLVHAFKPDPVTNLQDGERIFDFISQTPEAMQMITFLFSPWGIPANYRQMQGSGVHAYRWVNEEGKAVLVKYHFEPKQGIKNLTQGEADQIQGKNFNHATQDLYEAIEQGNYPEWELFVQIMSDDDHPELDFDPLDPTKLWYKEDFPWVPVGKLVLNKNPKDYFNEVEQAAFGTGVLVDGLDFSDDKLLQGRTFSYSDTQRYRVGTNYLKLPINSPKKHVATNQRGGQMEYGVDKGEKQNPHVNYEPSIIGGLKEAKQSGKDHTPYVEGEVKREKIDRENNFGQAGETYRRFSDWERDELILNLVNTLKPCRKEIQDQMVEYFTKCDEEYGRRVKEGLASEHDPMETHRGPIGSTGTEEAVQQAEEMGHPSDPY; the protein is encoded by the coding sequence ATGGAAGAAAAGCAATCTAATGGTGAAGAGATACTTACGAATCGGCAAGGTCACCCCGTTACAGATAATCAAAATGTAAGAACTGTAGGAAATCGCGGACCGACAACTCTTGAAAATTATGATTTTCTTGAGAAAATAAGTCATTTTGATCGTGAAAGAATACCAGAACGTGTTGTTCATGCCCGTGGTGCAGGTGCACATGGTTACTTTGAGTCATATGGTACATATGGTGATGATCCAATTTCGAAATATACGAGAGCAAAGGTGTTTACAGAAACAGGTAAGCAAACACCTGTGTTTATTCGTTTTTCAACAGTTGTTCATGGTGGACATTCTCCGGAAACCTTAAGAGATCCTCGTGGGTTCGCTGTAAAGTTTTACACTGAGGATGGGAATTGGGATTTAGTAGGTAATAATCTAAAGGTATTTTTTATCCGGGATCCACTAAAATTTCCTGATTTAGTACATGCATTTAAGCCAGACCCTGTGACTAATCTGCAGGATGGGGAAAGAATCTTTGATTTTATTTCTCAAACTCCAGAGGCAATGCAAATGATTACATTCCTTTTCTCTCCGTGGGGGATTCCGGCAAATTATCGTCAAATGCAAGGATCTGGTGTACATGCCTACCGTTGGGTAAATGAAGAGGGGAAAGCGGTACTGGTAAAGTATCACTTTGAGCCAAAGCAAGGAATTAAAAACTTAACTCAAGGCGAGGCTGATCAGATTCAGGGTAAGAATTTTAATCATGCAACTCAAGATCTTTATGAGGCAATTGAACAAGGGAATTACCCAGAATGGGAGCTATTTGTTCAAATAATGAGTGATGATGATCATCCAGAGTTGGATTTTGATCCGCTTGATCCAACTAAGTTATGGTATAAAGAAGATTTCCCATGGGTACCAGTAGGGAAGCTCGTACTTAACAAAAATCCTAAAGATTATTTTAATGAGGTAGAGCAAGCTGCGTTTGGTACCGGGGTTCTCGTTGATGGACTTGATTTTTCTGATGACAAGTTGTTACAGGGGAGAACATTTTCATATTCAGATACTCAAAGATACCGTGTAGGGACTAACTATCTGAAGCTACCAATTAATTCTCCGAAAAAACATGTGGCAACAAATCAACGTGGTGGACAAATGGAGTATGGAGTAGATAAAGGGGAGAAACAAAATCCTCATGTTAACTATGAACCTTCAATCATTGGAGGACTAAAGGAAGCAAAACAATCAGGTAAAGATCATACACCGTATGTTGAAGGTGAAGTAAAAAGAGAAAAAATTGACCGCGAAAATAATTTTGGTCAAGCTGGTGAAACATACCGACGTTTTTCTGATTGGGAACGGGATGAGCTCATCTTAAATCTTGTTAATACACTAAAGCCATGTCGCAAGGAAATTCAAGACCAAATGGTTGAGTATTTTACAAAATGTGATGAAGAGTATGGCCGCAGAGTGAAAGAAGGTTTAGCTTCAGAACATGATCCGATGGAAACACATCGTGGACCAATCGGTTCAACAGGAACTGAAGAGGCTGTACAACAAGCAGAAGAAATGGGACATCCTTCAGATCCATATTAA
- a CDS encoding sulfite exporter TauE/SafE family protein, whose product MGDIWLYLGLGLGIGVLSGFFGIGGGFILTPILLLLSFSPVVAIATSLLYTVGTSLSGTFAHYRLHHINWKPGLIIGFSGIIGSQIARPFVLFLEHLQIENITIPSIYILLIIYLSFSLISKKSLLFMPSKITPKVNQDINKWVFIVIGLFAGFISATLGVGGGFVIVPLLISFAAYKPREAVGTGIFSVLMIVIAGFTSYAFSTPINYETCGYLIIGAMIGGQLGALVTRNYQDQKIQTFLAGLYIATGISLTLKLLNLDFYGLLILSIYCVYLLIHFVVHSVKRFFPKQKHVFVKK is encoded by the coding sequence TTGGGTGATATTTGGCTTTATCTAGGATTAGGACTAGGAATTGGCGTTCTATCCGGTTTTTTTGGAATCGGAGGAGGCTTTATTTTGACCCCCATCTTATTATTACTCTCATTCTCACCCGTAGTTGCAATTGCAACAAGCTTATTATATACGGTAGGAACATCATTATCCGGAACATTCGCTCATTATCGGCTTCATCATATAAATTGGAAACCAGGGTTAATTATTGGATTTAGCGGTATCATTGGAAGTCAAATAGCCCGCCCTTTTGTTCTTTTTTTAGAGCATCTACAAATTGAAAACATTACAATCCCATCCATTTACATTCTTTTAATTATCTACTTGTCGTTTTCTCTTATTTCAAAAAAAAGTTTGCTATTTATGCCTAGTAAAATCACCCCAAAAGTCAATCAGGATATTAATAAATGGGTATTTATCGTGATTGGATTATTTGCTGGCTTCATTTCAGCCACCTTGGGAGTAGGCGGAGGATTTGTCATTGTTCCGTTATTAATCAGTTTTGCTGCCTATAAACCAAGGGAAGCGGTTGGCACCGGTATTTTTAGTGTATTAATGATTGTAATAGCTGGTTTTACATCTTATGCGTTTTCTACCCCCATCAACTATGAAACATGTGGTTACCTAATTATTGGGGCCATGATTGGTGGTCAACTTGGCGCTTTAGTGACTAGAAATTACCAAGACCAAAAAATCCAAACGTTTCTTGCTGGCTTATATATTGCTACGGGTATTAGCCTAACATTAAAGCTTCTGAACTTAGACTTCTATGGATTATTGATTTTAAGTATCTATTGCGTGTATTTACTTATTCACTTTGTTGTTCATTCTGTAAAAAGGTTTTTTCCGAAGCAAAAACACGTTTTCGTAAAAAAATGA
- a CDS encoding SurA N-terminal domain-containing protein: MLFQKKSFLVICLMLVLVLASCGNKEEATDNSSDSQNEAVASVNGIQISETDFLASMEQSKLTYAQQGIDVESLGDEEKKLLEEQALEQLINMELLVQAADDQQIAISDEEIEENLQEIRAQFETEDAFTEALETNNLTEEKLKEQLVKDLKINQFITENIDQTEATATDEEIQEMYDMYAEQSEEEMPALEEVRDQIEMTIVEQKQNEAVLALIEKLKQDSEIEKFI; this comes from the coding sequence ATGTTATTTCAGAAAAAATCTTTTTTAGTTATTTGCTTGATGCTTGTACTAGTTTTAGCTAGCTGTGGAAACAAAGAAGAGGCAACAGACAACAGCTCAGATAGTCAAAATGAAGCGGTTGCTTCTGTTAATGGGATACAAATCTCCGAAACTGATTTTCTAGCTTCTATGGAACAATCAAAGCTTACGTATGCTCAACAGGGAATTGATGTTGAGAGCTTAGGTGATGAAGAAAAAAAGTTACTAGAGGAGCAGGCTTTAGAGCAACTAATCAATATGGAATTACTTGTACAGGCGGCAGATGACCAGCAAATTGCTATTTCTGACGAAGAAATTGAGGAAAACTTACAAGAGATTAGAGCGCAGTTTGAAACAGAAGATGCCTTTACTGAAGCACTTGAAACAAATAATTTAACAGAAGAAAAATTAAAGGAACAGCTAGTCAAAGATTTAAAGATAAATCAATTTATTACTGAAAATATAGATCAAACAGAAGCTACAGCTACAGATGAAGAAATCCAAGAGATGTATGACATGTATGCTGAACAAAGTGAAGAAGAAATGCCTGCTCTTGAAGAAGTTAGAGATCAAATCGAAATGACGATTGTGGAACAAAAACAAAATGAAGCAGTCTTGGCTTTAATTGAAAAACTGAAACAAGATAGTGAGATAGAAAAGTTTATTTAA
- a CDS encoding VanW family protein — protein sequence MKKNLVVLLSLPLLLVGCSFQEEEPLKVAKSEIMHNEKQVEFAPRNFVHELKLIDKRDEEVIKTLKPFDYTDEKVYDEDMKALVKELALKYDRPMIPARINSDGELVNGQSRVILDEAILYKELSDVSAFDKEIELPIAETVPNVSMETVLGLEEVVLGSYATRFDPSVRGRTVNIALSAKEIDQIVLGPGDRFYFNTIVGDSTPDKGYQLATVIENKQFVSGYGGGICQTSSTLYNAVERAGLEIIELHHHSKEVGYVPKGKDATIAYGFKDFKFINNKDYPIVINTIMNEGTGTLEVQITSAGRFVAGQ from the coding sequence TTGAAAAAGAATTTGGTGGTATTGTTAAGTTTGCCTTTATTGTTGGTTGGTTGTAGCTTTCAGGAGGAGGAACCCTTAAAGGTTGCTAAAAGTGAAATCATGCATAATGAAAAACAGGTTGAGTTTGCTCCTAGAAACTTTGTACACGAACTAAAGCTTATTGATAAACGGGATGAAGAAGTAATTAAAACTCTCAAACCCTTTGACTATACGGATGAAAAAGTTTATGACGAGGATATGAAAGCATTAGTAAAAGAGCTAGCATTAAAGTATGATCGCCCAATGATTCCTGCACGTATTAATAGTGATGGTGAATTAGTTAATGGTCAGAGCAGAGTTATCTTAGATGAAGCAATTCTTTATAAAGAACTTTCTGATGTTTCAGCATTTGATAAAGAAATTGAGCTTCCAATTGCTGAAACAGTTCCTAATGTAAGCATGGAAACAGTATTAGGTCTTGAAGAGGTTGTATTAGGAAGTTATGCAACGAGATTCGATCCTTCCGTAAGAGGGCGAACAGTAAATATTGCTCTTTCTGCTAAAGAAATCGATCAAATTGTTTTAGGACCTGGTGATCGTTTTTATTTTAATACAATTGTAGGAGATTCTACTCCAGATAAAGGATACCAATTGGCAACAGTTATTGAAAATAAACAATTTGTAAGTGGGTATGGAGGGGGTATTTGTCAAACATCTAGTACGCTTTATAATGCAGTAGAACGAGCGGGATTAGAAATCATTGAACTTCATCATCATTCAAAAGAAGTAGGGTATGTACCAAAAGGGAAGGATGCTACAATCGCTTATGGCTTTAAAGATTTTAAGTTTATAAACAATAAAGACTATCCCATTGTCATCAATACGATTATGAATGAAGGAACAGGAACTCTTGAAGTACAAATAACATCTGCTGGACGTTTTGTAGCAGGACAATAA